One Cynocephalus volans isolate mCynVol1 chromosome 5, mCynVol1.pri, whole genome shotgun sequence DNA window includes the following coding sequences:
- the LOC134379263 gene encoding olfactory receptor 5V1, whose amino-acid sequence MEGKNQTALSEFIILGFSNLDELKFLLFTTFFLIYTCTLGGNIFIILVIMTDPHLHTPMYYFLGNLAFLDICYTTTNVPQMMVHLLSEKKSISYVGCAAQLFAFIFFVGSECLLLAAMAYDRYIAICKPLRYSVIMNKALYSQLAASCWTGGFLNSVVHTVLTFHLPFCGNNQINYFFCDIPPLLILSCGDTSVNELVLLSIGVFLGWTPFLCIILSYLYIISTVLRIHSSEGRYKAFSTCASHLVIVLLFYGSAIFTYVRPISSYSLEKDRLISILYSAVTPMLNPIIYTLRNKDIKEAVRTVGRKWQLPIPSFDM is encoded by the coding sequence ATGGAAGGAAAGAATCAAACAGCTCTATCTGAATTTATCATCTTGGGATTCTCCAATCTAGACGAATTAAAGTTTTTACTATTCACCACCTTCTTTCTAATTTATACCTGTACTTTAGGGGGAAATATATTCATTATCTTGGTGATCATGACTGATCCACACCTACACACTCCCATGTATTATTTTCTTGGGAATTTGGCTTTTCTTGACATCTGCTACACCACCACCAATGTCCCCCAGATGATGGTGCATCTTctatcagaaaagaaaagcatttcctATGTAGGGTGTGCGGCTCaactttttgcattcattttctttgtaggATCAGAGTGTCTCCTCCTAGCAGCAATGGCATATGATCGTTACATTGCAATCTGCAAACCCTTAAGGTATTCTGTAATTATGAATAAGGCCTTGTATAGCCAGTTAGCAGCCTCATGCTGGACTGGTGGTTTCCTCAATTCAGTGGTGCACACAGTACTGACATTCCACCTGCCCTTCTGTGGTAACAATCAgattaattatttcttctgtgaCATCCCCCCTTTGCTGATCTTGTCTTGTGGAGACACTTCTGTCAATGAACTGGTACTGCTATCCATTGGGGTCTTTCTTGGTTGGACTCCTTTCCTGTGTATCATCCTTTCCTACTTGTATATAATCTCCACTGTCTTGAGGATCCACTCCTCAGAGGGGAGATACAAAGCCTTTTCTACATGTGCCTCCCACCTGGTCATTGTTCTTCTCTTTTATGGAAGCGCCATTTTCACATATGTACGGCCTATCTCATCTTACTCACTGGAGAAAGATAGACTGATCTCAATATTGTATAGTGCTGTTACCCCCATGCTAAACCCTATAATTTATACATTAAGGAATAAGGACATCAAAGAAGCTGTGAGAACTGTAGGGAGAAAGTGGCAACTACCAATTCCCTCTTTTGATATGTAA